Proteins found in one Methylophilaceae bacterium genomic segment:
- a CDS encoding OmpA family protein: MNKKLIGLAVLATLTLTTFSAVAEDMYRGAWYGGAGISGMDTDNDIDAGGGAGPYITIGKELSKSWDLQGRFGYSEADESNLGSTSGEYKNTTLELDALYMLSRDKFRPFLLAGLGIAKNDLDYSPRDADKTSWLASLGLGAQYLITENFGFQADLRHQISRAKVLNAAATDSRTETIGNNILSLGGFVRFGAPAAVLAEAAPEPAPIPVAEPAPAPAPVCEEKLDTVTIDAEKLFGFDKAIIRDEGKAELNLAAEKIKANPAITNVIVTGHTDLLGSFEYNQKLSERRAKQVAEYLASQGVNADIISATGRGESVPVVVCDGIKDRKALIECLQPNRRVTVEANIKQTVCK; this comes from the coding sequence ATGAATAAAAAGCTAATTGGTCTTGCGGTATTAGCAACACTAACCCTTACAACATTCTCGGCGGTTGCAGAAGATATGTACCGTGGAGCTTGGTACGGTGGGGCAGGTATATCTGGAATGGATACAGACAATGATATTGACGCTGGCGGTGGAGCAGGTCCTTATATCACAATTGGTAAAGAGTTAAGCAAAAGCTGGGACTTGCAAGGACGTTTTGGATATTCTGAAGCAGATGAATCAAACCTTGGTAGTACGAGTGGAGAATACAAAAATACTACGCTAGAACTGGATGCATTGTACATGTTGAGTAGAGATAAATTTCGCCCATTCTTATTAGCAGGTCTTGGTATTGCAAAAAATGACTTAGATTATTCCCCGCGTGATGCTGATAAAACTTCTTGGTTAGCAAGTCTAGGCCTCGGTGCACAATACTTAATAACTGAAAACTTTGGTTTTCAAGCTGATTTAAGACATCAAATTAGTCGAGCAAAGGTACTCAATGCAGCTGCTACAGACTCTAGAACTGAAACTATTGGTAATAATATCTTGAGTTTAGGCGGCTTTGTTCGCTTTGGCGCGCCAGCAGCAGTATTAGCTGAGGCAGCACCAGAACCAGCGCCAATTCCAGTTGCCGAGCCAGCACCAGCACCAGCACCTGTTTGCGAAGAGAAGCTTGACACTGTAACGATTGATGCAGAAAAATTGTTTGGTTTTGATAAAGCAATCATTAGAGATGAAGGTAAAGCAGAATTAAATTTAGCTGCAGAAAAAATTAAAGCTAATCCTGCTATTACAAATGTTATCGTAACTGGGCATACAGATCTTTTAGGTTCATTTGAATATAATCAAAAATTATCAGAACGCCGTGCTAAACAAGTAGCTGAGTATCTTGCTTCTCAAGGTGTAAATGCCGATATCATTAGTGCTACAGGTCGCGGAGAGTCAGTGCCAGTGGTGGTTTGTGATGGTATAAAAGATAGAAAAGCATTAATTGAATGTTTGCAACCTAACCGTCGCGTGACTGTTGAAGCAAACATCAAACAGACTGTATGTAAATAA
- a CDS encoding dihydropteroate synthase: MKTEDLLFVTGKLAEKSLDKVLRHIQSTSKTPQFKYRIEQIGVSVAALMTPELIAKRLKNVGSANKMILPGLCQGDLSLLHRQYGIPAERGPDDLKDLPQYFGQQGMAPDLSQHSVEIFAEIVDAPDLSLDAILAKAEHYKAQGANVIDLGCLPNRPFNHLAEAIQLLKSNGFKVSVDSIQSDELLLAGNAGADYLLSLSEKTLWIADEVAATPILIPAKPGNMASLYRSIDYCLNKNKPFIADAILDPIHFGFSDSIVRYHKLRKKYPHIAIMMGVGNLTELTDADTTGINALLFGLISEMNVNAVLATSVSPHAVNAIAEADAARRVMYRAKQDNRLPRGYSNRLLGLHDRKPFPYSVPEIDDIAAQIKDPSFRIMVSEAGVHVFNREGHQLAIDPFVFYPKLGVEEDASHAFYLGVELGRAQIAWQLKKRYVQDEELSWGIDFPSNSQNKKQHREASLAEKKQKNK, translated from the coding sequence ATGAAGACCGAAGACTTACTTTTTGTAACAGGCAAGCTAGCAGAAAAAAGCTTAGATAAGGTGCTGCGTCATATCCAATCGACTAGCAAAACACCGCAATTTAAATACCGTATAGAGCAGATTGGCGTCTCGGTTGCCGCATTAATGACTCCTGAGCTGATTGCTAAACGCTTAAAGAATGTTGGTAGTGCAAACAAAATGATTTTGCCTGGCTTATGTCAAGGAGATTTGAGTTTATTGCATAGGCAATACGGCATTCCTGCGGAACGTGGCCCTGACGATTTGAAAGATTTGCCACAATATTTTGGACAGCAAGGTATGGCCCCAGATTTAAGCCAACACAGTGTGGAAATATTTGCGGAAATTGTGGATGCGCCAGACTTGAGTTTAGATGCTATTTTGGCTAAGGCTGAGCATTACAAAGCGCAAGGTGCGAATGTTATTGATTTGGGTTGTTTGCCTAATCGACCGTTCAATCACTTAGCAGAGGCAATTCAATTGCTGAAAAGCAATGGCTTTAAAGTGAGCGTAGATTCCATACAATCAGATGAGCTACTATTGGCAGGTAACGCAGGGGCCGATTATTTACTAAGCCTTTCAGAAAAAACGTTATGGATTGCCGATGAAGTGGCCGCTACACCGATTTTGATTCCTGCTAAGCCGGGTAATATGGCTTCCTTATATCGTTCTATTGATTATTGCTTGAACAAAAACAAGCCATTTATTGCAGATGCGATTCTTGATCCGATTCATTTTGGATTCTCAGATTCTATCGTGCGCTATCATAAACTTCGAAAAAAATATCCTCATATTGCCATCATGATGGGTGTAGGTAATTTAACGGAGCTTACCGATGCCGATACCACGGGCATTAATGCTTTATTATTTGGATTGATTAGTGAAATGAATGTCAATGCAGTATTAGCCACATCGGTGAGTCCACATGCCGTCAATGCTATCGCAGAAGCCGATGCTGCACGCCGAGTGATGTATCGTGCAAAACAAGATAATCGCTTGCCACGCGGTTATAGTAACCGTTTGCTAGGCTTGCATGATAGAAAACCTTTTCCATATAGTGTGCCGGAAATTGATGATATTGCAGCGCAAATAAAAGACCCTAGTTTTAGAATCATGGTTAGTGAGGCGGGTGTACATGTTTTTAATCGAGAAGGACATCAACTGGCAATTGATCCATTTGTTTTTTATCCCAAGTTAGGCGTAGAAGAAGACGCTTCTCATGCGTTTTATCTAGGGGTTGAACTAGGACGTGCCCAAATTGCTTGGCAACTCAAAAAACGATATGTCCAAGATGAAGAGTTAAGCTGGGGCATTGATTTTCCGAGTAATAGCCAAAACAAGAAACAACACCGAGAAGCGTCTTTAGCTGAAAAAAAGCAGAAAAATAAATGA
- a CDS encoding TRZ/ATZ family hydrolase encodes MKQVTTIIEARWVLPIIPRNTLLEHYAVVIDAEKIIDVCSIKEARLHYQANEIIQLNNHILMPGLVNLHTHAAMSLMRGLADGIALKPWLEEHIWPAESKLVAPDFVYEGTILAAAEMLAGGITTFNDMYFFPIAAAQASIKMGLRANLGLVVIEFPTQYANDADSYIKKGLDARDGYRDQSLVSFSFAPHAPYTVSDQTFQRIAMLADQVNIGVHTHLHETKEEVSQSIVMHGLRPLARLANLGLLGPRVTFAHCVHMNDVEMRLLADYGCSVAHCPSSNLKLASGIAPISQYIQYNINVGLGTDGAASNNRLDIFTEMRLAALLAKAESGDATAVPAHMAIEMATINGAKALGLEDKIGSIEVNKKADLTAICFSDIEMLPCFDPVSHLVYVAGREQVSHVWVDGELRYHQPIDSAAVYSGIEPRELNAIVTKWQSKVREFA; translated from the coding sequence ATGAAACAAGTCACTACCATCATTGAAGCACGTTGGGTTTTACCCATAATACCAAGAAATACGCTTCTAGAGCATTATGCTGTTGTTATTGATGCAGAGAAAATTATCGATGTGTGTTCGATAAAAGAGGCTCGTCTACATTATCAAGCCAATGAAATAATCCAATTAAATAATCATATTTTGATGCCAGGTTTGGTTAATCTGCATACGCATGCGGCAATGAGCTTAATGCGTGGCTTGGCAGATGGCATAGCACTTAAGCCTTGGTTAGAAGAGCATATTTGGCCAGCAGAAAGTAAACTTGTTGCACCTGATTTTGTATATGAAGGCACAATATTGGCCGCAGCAGAAATGCTTGCTGGTGGGATAACAACTTTTAATGATATGTATTTTTTCCCTATAGCAGCTGCGCAAGCAAGTATTAAAATGGGGTTGCGTGCTAACTTAGGATTGGTAGTGATCGAATTTCCGACACAGTATGCAAATGACGCAGATAGTTATATTAAAAAAGGATTAGATGCGCGTGATGGTTATCGAGATCAGTCATTGGTAAGTTTTAGCTTCGCACCGCATGCGCCTTATACAGTTTCAGATCAGACCTTTCAGCGCATTGCCATGCTTGCTGACCAAGTTAATATTGGCGTGCACACTCACCTGCATGAGACTAAAGAAGAGGTTTCTCAAAGTATTGTAATGCATGGATTACGACCTTTAGCACGATTAGCTAATCTGGGTTTATTAGGCCCTAGAGTTACTTTTGCGCATTGTGTTCACATGAATGATGTTGAAATGCGTTTATTGGCAGATTATGGTTGCAGTGTTGCACACTGCCCAAGCTCTAATTTAAAGCTTGCAAGTGGTATTGCGCCTATTAGTCAGTACATTCAATATAATATTAATGTAGGATTAGGCACGGACGGCGCAGCGAGTAATAATCGACTAGATATTTTTACAGAGATGCGATTGGCAGCCTTGCTGGCAAAAGCAGAAAGTGGCGATGCAACAGCAGTGCCAGCACATATGGCAATTGAAATGGCAACCATTAATGGTGCTAAAGCGCTCGGTTTGGAAGATAAAATTGGCTCAATCGAAGTGAATAAAAAAGCAGATTTAACTGCCATTTGTTTCTCTGATATTGAAATGCTACCTTGTTTTGATCCAGTCTCCCATTTAGTTTATGTTGCAGGGCGTGAGCAAGTTAGTCATGTCTGGGTTGATGGAGAGCTACGTTATCATCAACCAATAGATAGTGCGGCAGTCTATAGTGGCATTGAACCAAGGGAGTTAAACGCGATCGTAACTAAATGGCAATCGAAAGTAAGAGAGTTTGCATGA
- a CDS encoding DUF447 family protein, which yields MIYETIIISTDVNNNPHVTPFGVKYEDDLVVISPYKPSKTLTNILATKTATMNLTDDVRVFAGALTKRQPWTLLPTNAIEGFRLDNCLAHVELTLIDVREDDERPQLLMQQLESYHYHGFKGFNRAQAAVIELAVLTSRLHFLPPEKIQSELRYLQIAIDKTAGDREVTAWSWLNEKIKQYYQENNP from the coding sequence ATGATATACGAGACAATTATTATTAGCACTGATGTCAATAATAACCCTCATGTAACGCCATTTGGGGTGAAATATGAAGATGATTTAGTGGTTATTTCACCCTATAAACCATCAAAAACATTAACGAATATCTTGGCAACAAAGACGGCAACAATGAATTTAACTGATGATGTACGCGTGTTTGCTGGCGCTTTAACCAAAAGACAACCTTGGACATTATTGCCGACTAATGCAATTGAAGGATTCAGGCTAGACAACTGTTTGGCACATGTTGAATTGACATTAATTGATGTGCGCGAGGATGATGAGCGGCCGCAATTACTCATGCAACAACTTGAATCGTATCATTATCATGGATTTAAAGGATTTAATCGCGCGCAAGCAGCTGTGATTGAGCTAGCAGTGCTTACTAGCCGTTTGCATTTTCTACCGCCAGAAAAAATTCAATCAGAGCTTCGTTACTTGCAAATAGCCATTGATAAAACAGCGGGTGATCGAGAAGTAACCGCATGGAGTTGGTTGAACGAAAAAATTAAGCAATACTATCAAGAAAATAACCCATGA